A segment of the Candidatus Binataceae bacterium genome:
ATGACCGCGACCCGATGAAGGACCCCGACGCGCGGAAATTTGACCGGCTGACGTACATCGAGGTCTTGCAAAAGAACCTGAAGGTGATGGATTCCACCGCCATTTCGATGTGCATGGACAATCAGCTCCCCATCATCGTTTTCAATTTGCGCAAACCGGGTAATATAAGGAGAGCAGTTATTGGAGAGACCATCGGAACCCGGGTGGACAGCGCAGCCTCATGACCGGCGAAGTCATCGAGATGGCCCGCAAAGAAATGGAGAAAGCCGTCGAGGCTTTCAAGCACGAACTTGCCCGGGTGCGCACCGGGCGCGCTTCCACTGCACTAATCGAGAATCTGCCGGTTAATTACTACGGGGCCAAGACGCCGCTGCGCCAGCTGGCTGGGCTGGCCGCGCCCGAGGTGCGGCTGCTGGTCATAACCCCTTACGACAAATCTTCGCTCCATGATATCGAAAAAGCCATACAGACCTCGGATCTGGGCCTCAACCCCATGAGCGATGGAAAGCTGATCCGCATCGCGATTCCGGAGCTGACCGAGGAACGCCGCAAGGAGCTCGTGAGGCACGTGCGGAAGATCGCGGAGGAATTCCGGGTCAGCGTCCGCAATCATCGCCGCGACGCGAACGAGATGGTGAAAGATCTGCACAAGGAAAAACAGGCTACCGACGACGAGATGCGCAGCGCCGAAACCCGGATTCAGCAATTCACGACCGAGTTCACCGAGAGGATCGACAAGGTGCTGGCGGGCAAGGAAGCCGAGATTATGGAGGTCTGAGCGGCCGGCGTTTGCCGCGAACTCCCCGGCCGCCGATTTTAGCCAAGTGGCCATCACTCTCCCACTTAACGATTTTCCCGAGCTCTCGCTCGACCCCTCACGTCTTCCCCGGCACGTCGCAATCGTAATGGACGGCAACGGCAGATGGGCGCGGCGGCGCGGGTTGGGTCGCAACGAAGGCCATCGCCGCGGCAAGGATTCGGTGCGCGCGGTGGTCGAAGCGGCGCGCGAGCTGGGGATCCCATACCTGACCTTGTTCGCGTTTTCGGCGGAAAATTGGCAGCGCCCTTCCGGCGAAGTGAATTTCCTGATGCAGCTGTTCCATCGTTACCTGGTGACCGAGACCAAGCGACTGATGAAGCGGGGGATCCGGATTCTGGCCCTGGGTGACACCGAGCGGCTGCCGGTGCGGCTTAGGCAGGTGCTGGCGGAGACGGTGGTGGCGACGCAGGACAACGACGCCATGACGGTCGCACTCGCCCTCTCTTATGGGGGCCGGCAGGACGTTATCACCGCAACGCGCAAGATCGCGCAGGCGGTGGCCGCCCGCGAATTGAATCCTGATCAGATCGACGAGGGAGTATTCGCACGCGCGCTCACCACGGGTGGTATGCCCGATCCGGATTTGCTGATCCGCACCTCGGGTGAACTGCGAGTCTCGAATTTCTTCCTGTTTCAGGTTGCGTACACGGAGCTCTATTTCACCGACACGCTGTGGCCCGATTTCCGCGAGCGCGAACTGCTGAGCGCGCTGGCCGCCTATCAGATGCGCGACCGCCGCTTCGGCACCCTAAGCCCGGGTTGAATGTTCGCGCCCAATCCAGCTGCTGCCGAATCCGTACCGGGCTGCGATGAGGCGTGACGGAAGTCGCGGCCCCGCCGGCAAGGCAATCCGTAATCGCGCGCGAGAAAATGAGAGCGGCTTCCCGCCTTGCCTCCTTCCAACCTGGAAAGGCACAGCACTAGCGAAACCACGGAGCATCGGTGCTGCGCGCTAGGCTTTGGACCGCAGCGGTCGCCCTC
Coding sequences within it:
- a CDS encoding isoprenyl transferase, which produces MAITLPLNDFPELSLDPSRLPRHVAIVMDGNGRWARRRGLGRNEGHRRGKDSVRAVVEAARELGIPYLTLFAFSAENWQRPSGEVNFLMQLFHRYLVTETKRLMKRGIRILALGDTERLPVRLRQVLAETVVATQDNDAMTVALALSYGGRQDVITATRKIAQAVAARELNPDQIDEGVFARALTTGGMPDPDLLIRTSGELRVSNFFLFQVAYTELYFTDTLWPDFRERELLSALAAYQMRDRRFGTLSPG
- the frr gene encoding ribosome recycling factor — protein: MARKEMEKAVEAFKHELARVRTGRASTALIENLPVNYYGAKTPLRQLAGLAAPEVRLLVITPYDKSSLHDIEKAIQTSDLGLNPMSDGKLIRIAIPELTEERRKELVRHVRKIAEEFRVSVRNHRRDANEMVKDLHKEKQATDDEMRSAETRIQQFTTEFTERIDKVLAGKEAEIMEV